CATGAAAGGCTCTGATAAGCAGTTCATCCAGGGGTACAACGCCCAGGCCGTCGTCGATGCCGATACGCAGATTGTCGTCGCTGCTGCCGTAACAAACCAGGCGGCAGATGCTCCGCACTTGATCCCCATGATGGAGCAGGTCGAAACCAATGTCGATGAGATGCCGGAGGAGGTTTCTGCCGATGCAGGGTACTTCAGTGAGCAAAACGTTCAGTGGCTCTTGCAGCGGCGAATCAATCCCTACATTCCTCCGGAGAAGCAGCGGCACAGCGAACGTCGCCGTGCGAAATCACCACGCGGCCCGATTCCCAAGGGAGCAACGCTTCGGGATCGGATGCGGCGGAAACTGCAGCTAAAGCGACACGCCGAGCGCTACCGAAAGCGAGAGCAGAGCATTGAGCCGGTCTTCGGGCAGATCAAGGAGGCTCGTGGTTTCCGGCAGTTCCATCTCCGTGGACTGGAAGCAGTCAACGGGGAATGGCTTCTTGTGTGCCTTTGCCACAATCTCTTGAAGCTCTACGCCTTCAGCCAGGCCGCATAGGCCCGAAATCTGCCTTCAGACAGCGCATGAAGAAGTAGGCACGATCGTTGATATCCAATCATTGGGAGTCTGCCCCTATCTCACGTGCGGTTACCCGGACAGGCTCCTAGGTTCCCGACTGCGTTTCACCGGCTAAGTCCACGGTCTGCGCGTCGGCGGCATGGTCGACACCGGGCGTCCAAGACGCACCCTCCTTGCCGCTGGTGCATTTGCGCATCTTTTGCACATTGATCGCCGCGTGTCCTACGTCCCCTGCTCCCCCATGACCGCCACAGGCGGCCCTCGCTGCCATGTCCGTGTAGCCCCCTCCGCCCCGGGGGCTTCCCGTCAGAGGTTCACATGGCCACACTCAGGCGAACACAAGCCTTACCACGGAGGGATCTGGACTGCTGTCGGCGTACGAAATCGCACGAGCAGCACTCTTCGCCCACCAGGACACCCAGAAGCCACGGGTTGTCACGGCCCGATCGGTTGAGGAGTGTTTCGCGTGGTGTGTGGACTGTTCTGGTGTTCCACGCGGAACATCGCGCACCAGAGGGGTCTGCCATCTCCCGTCGCTGGCCGTTCGTCCCCGTCGCGTACCGACTCCAGTGCAGGTCCTGTCCACCGTTGTCCCCGCGGGTGTCCTGCAGCACGGTGTTCCACGTGGAACACCGGGTCTGTCCGGCGCTTACGACAGCGGCATCCCGCGCATCTGTCAGCACGCCGTGTCAACGTTCCACGTGGAACACTGGTCCTTCAGGTCAGCACAAGCTCACCACTGCGAATCGCGCCCTCCCCTTCACACGCACGCCCTACACGGCCCGAGTCCGCCGGCGGCACACCCCCCAGGCCGAAACCGCGTCGGACCCATCCCCTACCGCGCCCCGATGTTCCACGTGGAACACGCTCTCCGGTTGCCTGCCCCCGTTGCTACCATCCCACGGCGATACCAACCTACCGCGCCCTCCAGCCCACCTGCTGGCGGCAAGGGAAAGGGCACGGCATGCAGTCCGCTCCACGTCCCGGCCATGACGCCACCAGGACTGACCCCTCGCCCCTTTTCGGGGACTCCAGTTCCACGTGGAACACACCCCAATGCCGTCAACTTCTCAGACGCGGAAGAACCTCCTTACTTCGTCAGGCGGTCGACGACGTTGAGGGCTGACCGGCAGCCTCGGCCTCGTGTTCCACGTGGAACACCGCCGGACCATCGCAGACCCACCCAGCCACGATGCCGAGCTTTAGCCGTCTGGTGATACCTGCAACTGGCCGAACACCGACACGAAGGAGCCGCACCCTGAGCGATCCGCGGCTTCCTGCTTATGGACCCGCTCCGGAGCCTTCCCTCTGTTCCACGTGGAACACACTCGCTCGGAGAGGGCCTCATCATCCGCAACCAAGTGAGCACTTCCCAGCTGTCGGCCGGCCCGCCATCTCCACGCCCTGTCGCCCAAACTGCTCCGGGCTTCCCAGGAGACGCAAAATCCCGCCCGGGGATCCAGCCCGAGCGGCCTCACCGCCACAGCCAAGGTTGCACGTGGAACATCCGCCACCGCATGCCCACGGGACGCTCAGCTCTGAGCTCAGCCGCCACCCCACGCACCTGTTGGGGCGGGCAACTGTTCCACGTGGAACACAGGCAGCCCGATCCTTCCTGGACCACCACCCCCGCAGACAAAGTGTTCCACGTGGAACAGCAACCGCGGATCCTCGACGCGCGCTGTTCCACGTGGAACACCTTACACCCGGAACGGCTCCCGGGGCGGTCTCGGCCGCTCCATCCGCTGACCCACGCCGAGCGCCTCCAGCAACCGGTTCAACCCGTCCTCGTCAAAGAACGTGATCTCCACCCGCCCCCGGTCGCCGCTCCAGTGGAGCTTCACCGGCGTACCCAGCTGCTCCCGCAGCTGCTGCTCGACGGCGGCAAGATCAGGGGGCAACTTTCCCTTCGCTCTGGCCCGAGGCCTCTGCCGCCTCTCCCGGGGCGTCAGTTCGTCCTCCAGTTCCCGCACGGACAGCCCCTTGGCGATGACCATCTCCGCCAGGGCGACCACCCTTGCGGGGTCCTCCACTCCGCACAGCACCTTGGCGTGCCCCATACTCAGCCTGCCGGCCCGCACCTCATCCTGCACCTGCGCCGGAAGCTGCAGAAGCCGCAAGGTGTTGGCCACCTGGGACCGGCTCCGCCCCAACCGCTGCGCCAGCGCCTCCTGCGTCAGGCCGAAGCTCTCCATCAGGGTGCGGTAGGCTTCGGCTTCCTCCATCGGATTCAGGTCCTCGCGCTGCAGGTTCTCGATCAGGGCAATCTCCATGCGCTCGGCGTCGCTGAACTCCCGCACCAGGGCCGGCACCTTGGTCAGGCCCGCCAGTTGGGCCGCCCGCCACCGCCGTTCCCCGGCCACGATCTCGTATCCGTCCCCCGCCTTCCGGACCAGGATGGGTTGCACGATCCCGTGCTCCTTGATCGAGAGCGCCAGCTCTTCCAGGCGGACCTCATCAAACTCCTTCCGAGGCTGATCCGGGTTGGGCCGAATCACCCCGATCTCCAGCTCCACCACGCCCAGCCGTTCCCGATCGGCCGGATCGATCCCCGGGATCAGGGCGCCGATGCCCCTACCCAGCCCTTTCTTCGACACGCTCGATCACCTCTCTGGCCAACTCCATGTACGCTTCTGCGCCCTTCGACCGGGGATCGTACAACGTGATCGGCAGTCCATGACTCGGCGCCTCGCTCAGCCGCACATTCCTCGTGATGATCGAGCGATAGACCTGCCCCTTGAAGAAGCGCTTTACTTCCTCGACCACCTGAATGCTCAGGTTGGTCCGGCCGTCAAACATCGTCAGCACCACGCCCTCCACTTCCAGGTTCGGGTTGAGGGCTTCCCTCACGAGCCGGAACGTGTCCATCAACTGCGTGAGCCCCTCCAGCGCATAGTACTCGCACTGGATCGGGATCAGGATCGAATCAGCGGCCGTGAGGGCGTTGATCGTCAGAAGGCCCAGCGAAGGCGGGCAGTCCATCAGAACGAAGTCGTACTGGTCACGCACCGGATCCAACGCCTGTTTCAGCCGGCTCTCCCGGGCGATCCGGGGAACCAGCTCGATCTCGGCGCCGGCCAGGTCGATGGTCGCCGGCACCACCTGCAGCCCCCTGACCCGGGTGTTGACCACCGCCTCCTGCAACGGAAGCTCGTCCAGCAGCACGTCGTACACCGACGCTTTCAGGCGCCTGCGGTCCAGACCGAGGCCCGACGTGGCGTTGCCCTGGGGGTCGACATCGATCAGCAGGACCCGCTTGCCCAGGTCCGCCAGGCAGGCGCTCAGGT
The nucleotide sequence above comes from Symbiobacterium thermophilum IAM 14863. Encoded proteins:
- a CDS encoding ParB/RepB/Spo0J family partition protein, which codes for MSKKGLGRGIGALIPGIDPADRERLGVVELEIGVIRPNPDQPRKEFDEVRLEELALSIKEHGIVQPILVRKAGDGYEIVAGERRWRAAQLAGLTKVPALVREFSDAERMEIALIENLQREDLNPMEEAEAYRTLMESFGLTQEALAQRLGRSRSQVANTLRLLQLPAQVQDEVRAGRLSMGHAKVLCGVEDPARVVALAEMVIAKGLSVRELEDELTPRERRQRPRARAKGKLPPDLAAVEQQLREQLGTPVKLHWSGDRGRVEITFFDEDGLNRLLEALGVGQRMERPRPPREPFRV
- a CDS encoding ParA family protein codes for the protein MSRVIAIANQKGGVGKTTTAVNLSACLADLGKRVLLIDVDPQGNATSGLGLDRRRLKASVYDVLLDELPLQEAVVNTRVRGLQVVPATIDLAGAEIELVPRIARESRLKQALDPVRDQYDFVLMDCPPSLGLLTINALTAADSILIPIQCEYYALEGLTQLMDTFRLVREALNPNLEVEGVVLTMFDGRTNLSIQVVEEVKRFFKGQVYRSIITRNVRLSEAPSHGLPITLYDPRSKGAEAYMELAREVIERVEERAG